A window of the Hevea brasiliensis isolate MT/VB/25A 57/8 chromosome 6, ASM3005281v1, whole genome shotgun sequence genome harbors these coding sequences:
- the LOC110642954 gene encoding disease resistance protein RPV1 isoform X2: MAASSSSSSSSSSSSINPQWKKYDAFLSFRGADIRDGFLSHLYEALNRKQICTFKDENLDRGEEISPALLKTIENSLVSIVIFSEDYAFSPWCLDELAKIHECQETKRQIVLPVFYQVDPTDVQELTGRFGDAVAQHKEKFKEKVESWGRALTGTANISGWNSKNIKPESKLIEEIVNDVAKKLNHLFPSDYDEDGFVGIGRVKEFESLLCLESEEDVRMVGIWGMGGIGKTTIADKVFNRIANKFESQCFVANVREELGKRTPFQLRSEIHERILGGENFYVRTPNALHPFIERSLNRRVLIVLDDVDDPLHLTYLVGRWDLYGPGSRIIVTSRDKQVLKIVNCKKYIYEVEKLVSYQTLQLFSLHAFKQTHPPNGYMTQLSNRVISYTRGVPLALKVLGCSLYGKGVKEWESELKKLETIPNMDIQDILRRSYDGLDHNEKNIFLDIACFFKGEDKERVKSILDCCGFYAEIGISRLLDKSLMAISGEKLKMHDLLQQMGKNIVCKENKEPRKRSRLWNAEDICEILTKEKGADSVEAISLDLSKIRSTELRPSAFEKFDKLRLLKFYNPCCEEIKLHLPKGLKFLPNELRFLYWDQYPLKSLPSKFCPENLVELHMRGSQLKQLWNDYAPCLKKLKFMDLSKSEYLIRIPDLSKFPKLEDIFLRGCTSLIKISSSAKLHGKIVDLGNCRKLCHFPSCIYMTNLVSLSFDGCSKLAHLPSSLGELSCLENLNLNECSKLVSLPNSICNLKSLKWLDITDCVNLYGLPENLGYLESLEELIATRSGIKELPSSINQLKELKILTCDGCDGLILPPLTGLACLWELSLQGCGISEIPSNLGSLGSLTGLYLSGNNFRSIPTSIKQCSKLTTLVLSDCKRLEFLPELPSCLANLDAVNCTSLDFVSSSFIQGYVNSCLAMNLSKCSELILLKLQSMGQPEEQYLDKKDSYCMQMPLHS; the protein is encoded by the exons AtggctgcttcttcttcttcttcttcttcttcttcttcttcttctatcaATCCTCAATGGAAGAAGTATGATGCGTTTTTAAGTTTTAGAGGCGCAGACATCCGCGATGGTTTTCTCAGTCATCTGTACGAAGCTTTGAATCGAAAACAAATCTGTACCTTCAAGGATGAAAACCTTGACAGAGGAGAAGAGATCTCACCAGCCCTCTTGAAAACAATTGAAAACTCACTGGTTTCCATAGTCATTTTCTCAGAAGACTATGCCTTTTCTCCGTGGTGTTTGGATGAGCTTGCGAAGATTCATGAATGCCAGGAAACTAAAAGACAAATAGTATTACCAGTGTTTTACCAAGTAGATCCTACCGATGTTCAAGAGTTGACAGGAAGATTTGGGGATGCAGTTGCTCAACATAaggaaaaattcaaagaaaaggTGGAGAGTTGGGGCCGTGCTTTGACGGGAACGGCCAACATTTCAGGATGGAATTCCAAAAATATTAA GCCTGAATCTAAACTAATTGAGGAAATTGTCAATGATGTTGCCAAGAAATTAAATCACTTGTTTCCAAGTGATTATGATGAAGATGGCTTTGTTGGAATTGGTCGTGTTAAGGAATTTGAATCATTATTATGTCTTGAATCAGAAGAAGATGTGCGTATGGTAGGAATTTGGGGAATGGGAGGTATTGGTAAGACAACTATTGCTGACAAAGTATTTAATAGAATTGCGAACAAATTTGAGAGTCAATGCTTTGTTGCAAATGTTCGAGAAGAGTTAGGGAAGCGCACTCCATTTCAATTACGAAGTGAAATCCATGAAAGAATATTAGGGGGAGAAAATTTTTATGTAAGGACACCAAATGCATTGCATCCTTTTATTGAAAGAAGCCTCAATAGAAGAGTTCTTATTGTTCTCGATGATGTGGATGATCCCCTGCACCTAACATACTTAGTAGGAAGGTGGGATTTGTATGGTCCAGGAAGTAGAATCATTGTAACAAGCAGAGATAAACAAGTGCTCAAAATTGTGAATTGTAAGAAATATATTTATGAGGTTGAGAAATTAGTTAGTTATCAAACTCTTCAACTCTTTAGCTTGCATGCCTTCAAACAAACCCATCCCCCTAACGGATACATGACGCAGCTATCTAATAGAGTGATAAGTTATACTCGAGGAGTTCCATTAGCCCTTAAGGTTTTAGGCTGCAGCCTGTATGGTAAAGGTGTGAAAGAATGGGAAAGTGAGTTGAAAAAACTTGAAACTATTCCGAACATGGATATTCAGGACATTCTGAGAAGAAGTTATGATGGACTAGATCATAATGAAAAGAATATATTTCTCGATATTGCATGTTTTTTTAAAGGAGAAGATAAAGAGCGTGTGAAAAGTATATTAGATTGCTGTGGTTTTTATGCAGAAATTGGAATAAGTCGTCTGCTTGATAAGTCACTCATGGCTATTTCCGGAGAGAAGTTAAAAATGCATGACTTGCTACAACAAATGGGTAAGAATATTGTTTGCAAGGAAAATAAAGAGCCCAGAAAGCGTAGCAGGTTGTGGAATGCCGAGGATATATGTGAGATACTGACAAaagaaaaa GGGGCTGATAGTGTTGAAGCCATATCACTGGACTTGTCCAAGATTAGAAGCACGGAACTACGTCCTTCTGCCTTTGAGAAATTTGATAAGCTTAGATTGCTCAAATTTTATAATCCTTGCTGTGAGGAAATCAAGTTACATCTTCCTAAAGGCCTGAAATTTCTTCCAAATGAGCTGAGGTTTCTCTACTGGGATCAATACCCTTTGAAATCATTGCCATCGAAATTTTGCCCTGAAAATCTTGTTGAATTGCACATGCGCGGTAGCCAACTCAAACAACTTTGGAACGACTATGCTCCG TGTCTTAAAAAGTTGAAATTTATGGACCTCAGCAAGTCGGAATATCTGATCAGAATTCCAGACCTGTCGAAATTCCCAAAACTTGAGGATATATTTTTGAGAGGGTGCACAAGCTTGATTAAAATTTCTTCGTCTGCTAAGCTTCATGGCAAGATTGTAGATCTAGGAAACTGCAGAAAACTCTGCCATTTTCCAAGCTGCATTTATATGACGAATCTTGTAAGTCTTTCTTTCGATGGTTGCTCAAAACTAGCTCATCTACCAAGTAGCTTAGGCGAATTGAGTTGCCTTGAAAATCTTAATCTCAACGAATGCTCAAAGCTAGTGAGTCTTCCAAACAGCATATGCAATCTGAAATCTCTAAAGTGGCTAGACATCACAGATTGTGTGAATCTCTATGGATTGCCGGAGAACTTGGGGTACTTGGAATCTCTGGAGGAGCTGATAGCAACTAGAAGTGGTATAAAAGAACTACCATCTTCTATCAATCagttgaaggaattgaaaatCTTGACCTGTGATGGATGTGACGGTTTGATATTGCCTCCTTTAACAGGTTTGGCCTGTCTTTGGGAGCTTTCCCTCCAGGGTTGTGGTATATCAGAAATTCCCAGTAATCTTGGCTCTTTAGGCTCATTGACGGGTTTATATTTAAGTGGAAATAATTTCAGAAGCATACCTACAAGCATCAAGCAATGTTCTAAGTTGACAACACTTGTTTTAAGTGATTGCAAGAGGCTTGAATTTTTGCCAGAGCTTCCATCATGTCTAGCAAATTTAGATGCAGTAAACTGCACATCTCTGGATTTTGTATCGAGCTCATTCATACAAGGATATGTGAATTCCTGTTTGGCGATGAATCTTAGCAAATGCAGTGAATTAATACTGCTGAAACTTCAAAGCATGGGACAACCAGAGGAACAATATCTGGACAAAAAG GACTCGTATTGTATGCAAATGCCGCTTCATAGCTGA
- the LOC110642954 gene encoding disease resistance protein RPV1 isoform X1, which translates to MAASSSSSSSSSSSSINPQWKKYDAFLSFRGADIRDGFLSHLYEALNRKQICTFKDENLDRGEEISPALLKTIENSLVSIVIFSEDYAFSPWCLDELAKIHECQETKRQIVLPVFYQVDPTDVQELTGRFGDAVAQHKEKFKEKVESWGRALTGTANISGWNSKNIKPESKLIEEIVNDVAKKLNHLFPSDYDEDGFVGIGRVKEFESLLCLESEEDVRMVGIWGMGGIGKTTIADKVFNRIANKFESQCFVANVREELGKRTPFQLRSEIHERILGGENFYVRTPNALHPFIERSLNRRVLIVLDDVDDPLHLTYLVGRWDLYGPGSRIIVTSRDKQVLKIVNCKKYIYEVEKLVSYQTLQLFSLHAFKQTHPPNGYMTQLSNRVISYTRGVPLALKVLGCSLYGKGVKEWESELKKLETIPNMDIQDILRRSYDGLDHNEKNIFLDIACFFKGEDKERVKSILDCCGFYAEIGISRLLDKSLMAISGEKLKMHDLLQQMGKNIVCKENKEPRKRSRLWNAEDICEILTKEKGADSVEAISLDLSKIRSTELRPSAFEKFDKLRLLKFYNPCCEEIKLHLPKGLKFLPNELRFLYWDQYPLKSLPSKFCPENLVELHMRGSQLKQLWNDYAPCLKKLKFMDLSKSEYLIRIPDLSKFPKLEDIFLRGCTSLIKISSSAKLHGKIVDLGNCRKLCHFPSCIYMTNLVSLSFDGCSKLAHLPSSLGELSCLENLNLNECSKLVSLPNSICNLKSLKWLDITDCVNLYGLPENLGYLESLEELIATRSGIKELPSSINQLKELKILTCDGCDGLILPPLTGLACLWELSLQGCGISEIPSNLGSLGSLTGLYLSGNNFRSIPTSIKQCSKLTTLVLSDCKRLEFLPELPSCLANLDAVNCTSLDFVSSSFIQGYVNSCLAMNLSKCSELILLKLQSMGQPEEQYLDKKADATIFYWRHSLCIPQSEVPEWMMYKNDNGSSLSFSLTAPQPHSHATHLIKIAFCALFTPKVNDSRNFYRTRIVCKCRFIAESGDILKTLSGCRLVNMHRMSLWHSTIHLNSKKFRIKEASFQFYAIPNSLIPISEVILKCGVHLISDYNLEEDDKDGDSKGLSLAGVYDRAMKKGLFFTQFPVAEEHPEQYPLQGLKERQELKWFDLNFSLNFLFSLVIFLVATSNQTKAQPTQMVFVLMLIHVCLKLLSFNSSLSLHGMATKFSVV; encoded by the exons AtggctgcttcttcttcttcttcttcttcttcttcttcttcttctatcaATCCTCAATGGAAGAAGTATGATGCGTTTTTAAGTTTTAGAGGCGCAGACATCCGCGATGGTTTTCTCAGTCATCTGTACGAAGCTTTGAATCGAAAACAAATCTGTACCTTCAAGGATGAAAACCTTGACAGAGGAGAAGAGATCTCACCAGCCCTCTTGAAAACAATTGAAAACTCACTGGTTTCCATAGTCATTTTCTCAGAAGACTATGCCTTTTCTCCGTGGTGTTTGGATGAGCTTGCGAAGATTCATGAATGCCAGGAAACTAAAAGACAAATAGTATTACCAGTGTTTTACCAAGTAGATCCTACCGATGTTCAAGAGTTGACAGGAAGATTTGGGGATGCAGTTGCTCAACATAaggaaaaattcaaagaaaaggTGGAGAGTTGGGGCCGTGCTTTGACGGGAACGGCCAACATTTCAGGATGGAATTCCAAAAATATTAA GCCTGAATCTAAACTAATTGAGGAAATTGTCAATGATGTTGCCAAGAAATTAAATCACTTGTTTCCAAGTGATTATGATGAAGATGGCTTTGTTGGAATTGGTCGTGTTAAGGAATTTGAATCATTATTATGTCTTGAATCAGAAGAAGATGTGCGTATGGTAGGAATTTGGGGAATGGGAGGTATTGGTAAGACAACTATTGCTGACAAAGTATTTAATAGAATTGCGAACAAATTTGAGAGTCAATGCTTTGTTGCAAATGTTCGAGAAGAGTTAGGGAAGCGCACTCCATTTCAATTACGAAGTGAAATCCATGAAAGAATATTAGGGGGAGAAAATTTTTATGTAAGGACACCAAATGCATTGCATCCTTTTATTGAAAGAAGCCTCAATAGAAGAGTTCTTATTGTTCTCGATGATGTGGATGATCCCCTGCACCTAACATACTTAGTAGGAAGGTGGGATTTGTATGGTCCAGGAAGTAGAATCATTGTAACAAGCAGAGATAAACAAGTGCTCAAAATTGTGAATTGTAAGAAATATATTTATGAGGTTGAGAAATTAGTTAGTTATCAAACTCTTCAACTCTTTAGCTTGCATGCCTTCAAACAAACCCATCCCCCTAACGGATACATGACGCAGCTATCTAATAGAGTGATAAGTTATACTCGAGGAGTTCCATTAGCCCTTAAGGTTTTAGGCTGCAGCCTGTATGGTAAAGGTGTGAAAGAATGGGAAAGTGAGTTGAAAAAACTTGAAACTATTCCGAACATGGATATTCAGGACATTCTGAGAAGAAGTTATGATGGACTAGATCATAATGAAAAGAATATATTTCTCGATATTGCATGTTTTTTTAAAGGAGAAGATAAAGAGCGTGTGAAAAGTATATTAGATTGCTGTGGTTTTTATGCAGAAATTGGAATAAGTCGTCTGCTTGATAAGTCACTCATGGCTATTTCCGGAGAGAAGTTAAAAATGCATGACTTGCTACAACAAATGGGTAAGAATATTGTTTGCAAGGAAAATAAAGAGCCCAGAAAGCGTAGCAGGTTGTGGAATGCCGAGGATATATGTGAGATACTGACAAaagaaaaa GGGGCTGATAGTGTTGAAGCCATATCACTGGACTTGTCCAAGATTAGAAGCACGGAACTACGTCCTTCTGCCTTTGAGAAATTTGATAAGCTTAGATTGCTCAAATTTTATAATCCTTGCTGTGAGGAAATCAAGTTACATCTTCCTAAAGGCCTGAAATTTCTTCCAAATGAGCTGAGGTTTCTCTACTGGGATCAATACCCTTTGAAATCATTGCCATCGAAATTTTGCCCTGAAAATCTTGTTGAATTGCACATGCGCGGTAGCCAACTCAAACAACTTTGGAACGACTATGCTCCG TGTCTTAAAAAGTTGAAATTTATGGACCTCAGCAAGTCGGAATATCTGATCAGAATTCCAGACCTGTCGAAATTCCCAAAACTTGAGGATATATTTTTGAGAGGGTGCACAAGCTTGATTAAAATTTCTTCGTCTGCTAAGCTTCATGGCAAGATTGTAGATCTAGGAAACTGCAGAAAACTCTGCCATTTTCCAAGCTGCATTTATATGACGAATCTTGTAAGTCTTTCTTTCGATGGTTGCTCAAAACTAGCTCATCTACCAAGTAGCTTAGGCGAATTGAGTTGCCTTGAAAATCTTAATCTCAACGAATGCTCAAAGCTAGTGAGTCTTCCAAACAGCATATGCAATCTGAAATCTCTAAAGTGGCTAGACATCACAGATTGTGTGAATCTCTATGGATTGCCGGAGAACTTGGGGTACTTGGAATCTCTGGAGGAGCTGATAGCAACTAGAAGTGGTATAAAAGAACTACCATCTTCTATCAATCagttgaaggaattgaaaatCTTGACCTGTGATGGATGTGACGGTTTGATATTGCCTCCTTTAACAGGTTTGGCCTGTCTTTGGGAGCTTTCCCTCCAGGGTTGTGGTATATCAGAAATTCCCAGTAATCTTGGCTCTTTAGGCTCATTGACGGGTTTATATTTAAGTGGAAATAATTTCAGAAGCATACCTACAAGCATCAAGCAATGTTCTAAGTTGACAACACTTGTTTTAAGTGATTGCAAGAGGCTTGAATTTTTGCCAGAGCTTCCATCATGTCTAGCAAATTTAGATGCAGTAAACTGCACATCTCTGGATTTTGTATCGAGCTCATTCATACAAGGATATGTGAATTCCTGTTTGGCGATGAATCTTAGCAAATGCAGTGAATTAATACTGCTGAAACTTCAAAGCATGGGACAACCAGAGGAACAATATCTGGACAAAAAG gCTGATGCAACAATTTTTTATTGGAGACACTCGTTATGCATCCCGCAAAGTGAAGTGCCAGAATGGATGATGTACAAAAATGATAATGGATCTTCATTGTCATTCTCTCTTACAGCACCTCAGCCTCATTCCCATGCTACCCACCTCATCAAGATTGCTTTTTGTGCTCTATTCACACCCAAAGTTAATGATTCTCGTAATTTCTACAGGACTCGTATTGTATGCAAATGCCGCTTCATAGCTGAGTCTGGAGATATCCTCAAAACTCTTTCCGGTTGCAGACTAGTCAATATGCATCGCATGTCACTCTGGCATTCCACCATTCATTTAAATTCCAAGAAATTTCGTATCAAAGAGGCCTCATTTCAATTCTATGCCATTCCCAATTCTCTAATACCTATTAGCGAGGTCATACTCAAGTGTGGAGTCCATCTAATATCTGATTATAACTTGGAAGAAGATGATAAAGATGGTGATAGTAAAGGACTATCATTAGCAGGGGTTTATGATCGGGCCATGAAGAAAGGGTTGTTCTTTACTCAATTTCCTGTTGCTGAGGAACATCCTGAACAATATCCCCTTCAAGGATTGAAAGAGAGGCAAGAGTTAAAATGGTTTGATTTAAATTTCTCACTAAATTTTTTGTTCTCCTTAGTTATCTTCCTGGTTGCTACTTCAAATCAAACCAAAGCCCAACCGACCCAGATGGTCTTTGTTCTGATGCTGATacatgtgtgtttgaagttgctTTCGTTCAACTCTTCTCTATCTCTTCATGGAATGGCAACCAAATTTAGTGTTGTATAA
- the LOC131180578 gene encoding uncharacterized protein LOC131180578, with translation MATLNALEGQSVVRPPFFDGNDFLYSKNRMYYFLKSEGVDLWDVVENGPFTPTKIVDSVHMAKPKGEWSEQEKRRVALNDKAIHVLFCALSRSEYNKVCMKSTAKEIWDTLVVTHEGTSQVKENKMDSLIYQYELLKMNSDETISEMYDRFVEIIGGIKSLGKTFTNEELVEKILRSLPKEWLPKVTSLKDSKDLSKVQLDELLGNLIDYEMTLKRKQVEEPNKAKKTIAFKVSSENLSDKDDEFDEEELALMTRRIRKILFQNKKFIPKRNFKKDKGESSKRDPPICFECNKPGHIRMDCPKLKKPFKKFKKKALKATWNESSDSEDEEIGDQVAQMCFMAMEESSNEVTLNDDVV, from the coding sequence ATGGCAACCCTAAATGCACTAGAAGGTCAATCGGTGGTAAGACCTCCTTTCTTTGATGGTAATGACTTCTTGTATTCGAAAAATAGGATGTATTATTTCCTTAAATCAGAAGGGGTTGACTTGTGGGATGTTGTAGAAAATGGGCCATTCACCCCAACTAAAATTGTTGATAGTGTGCATATGGCTAAGCCTAAGGGTGAATGGAGTGAGCAAGAGAAAAGAAGAGTGGCTTTAAATGATAAGGCTATTCATGTTCTATTTTGTGCATTAAGTAGAAGTGAATATAATAAAGTGTGTATGAAGTCTACTGCAAAAGAAATTTGGGATACTTTAGTGGTTACTCATGAGGGTACTAGTCAAGTAAAGGAGAATAAGATGGATTCCCTTATCTACCAATATGAATTGCTCAAGATGAATTCGGATGAAACCATAAGTGAAATGTATGATAGATTTGTGGAGATTATAGGAGGAATTAAATCTCTTGGGAAGACATTCACAAATGAGGAGCTAGTAGAgaagattttaagaagtcttcctAAGGAGTGGCTACCCAAAGTAACTTCACTCAAGGATTCCAAGGACTTGAGTAAGGTACAACTTGATGAGCTCTTAGGAAATCTCATTGACTATGAGATGACCCTTAAAAGAAAGCAAGTGGAGGAACCTAACAAAGCCAAAAAGACCATTGCCTTCAAAGTATCTTCTGAAAACTTAAGTGATAAAGATGATGAGTTTGATGAGGAAGAATTGGCTCTAATGACAAGGAGAATAAGGAAGATTCTCTTCCAAAACAAGAAGTTCATCCCAAAGAGGAACTTCAAGAAGGACAAGGGAGAAAGTAGCAAGAGGGATCCTCCCATATGCTTTGAATGCAACAAACCGGGTCACATTAGAATGGATTGTCCCAAATTAAAGAAGCCTTTCAAGAAGTTCAAGAAGAAGGCACTTAAAGCAACATGGAATGAATCAAGTGACTCCGAAGATGAGGAGATTGGTGATCAAGTTGCCCAAATGTGCTTCATGGCAATGGAGGAAAGCTCCAATGAGGTAACTTTAAATGATGATGTTGTTTaa